Proteins from a single region of Alloscardovia omnicolens:
- a CDS encoding FGGY-family carbohydrate kinase, whose amino-acid sequence MVTTNSAQAAAAITSGDISLGVEFGSTRIKAVLIDAQYATLAQGDHEWENHLDNGLWTYSLEEVWAGVQDAYAKLAASAREKYGVEITRIARMGFSAMMHGYLAFNKSGELLVPFRTWRNTNTHEAHKALSELFQFNIPERWSIAHLYQAILNKEEHVPEVDYVTTLSGYVHWQLTGRKVLGVGDASGMFPIDPRTRTYDEEFLAQFEKLENVASQPWNIREILPTVLVAGENAGELTPQGARLLDPTGTLQAGSVLAPPEGDAGTGMVATNSVRVRTGNVSAGTSIFAMVVLEDKLKGLHPEVDVVTTPAGDLAGMSHANNFTSDLNAWVGLFRQFAQAAGAEIDDAKLFSTLFNAAIADDTDAHAGGLLNYCFYSGEFLVGLAQGRPVFARGPQSRMSLGNFMRAQLFSAFSPVKVGMDVMTKDEGVRVDSLVGHGGIFTTPVVAQRILAAAFNTPIRVMSTAAEGGAWGMAVLADYTARAQTALDDYLDSQVFADTEYSTEEPQPADVEGFEDFFERFKAGLSIEKAAIDTIDLESK is encoded by the coding sequence ATGGTTACAACAAACAGCGCACAAGCTGCTGCAGCAATCACCAGTGGTGATATTTCGCTAGGTGTGGAGTTTGGTTCTACCCGCATTAAAGCTGTGCTTATTGATGCACAGTACGCCACGCTAGCCCAAGGCGACCACGAATGGGAGAATCACTTAGATAACGGTTTATGGACCTACAGCTTAGAAGAGGTGTGGGCAGGTGTGCAGGATGCTTATGCTAAATTAGCAGCTAGTGCACGTGAGAAATATGGCGTGGAGATTACGCGCATTGCTCGCATGGGTTTCTCTGCAATGATGCATGGATATCTAGCTTTTAATAAGTCTGGCGAACTGCTTGTACCATTTAGAACATGGCGCAATACCAATACGCATGAAGCGCATAAAGCACTATCTGAGCTGTTTCAGTTCAATATTCCTGAACGTTGGTCTATTGCTCACTTGTATCAGGCTATTTTGAATAAGGAAGAGCATGTTCCTGAAGTTGATTATGTCACCACACTGTCTGGTTATGTGCATTGGCAGCTAACTGGACGTAAGGTATTAGGCGTTGGTGATGCTTCGGGTATGTTCCCTATTGATCCACGCACGCGTACATATGATGAAGAATTTTTGGCACAATTTGAGAAGCTTGAAAATGTAGCATCTCAGCCATGGAATATTCGAGAAATTTTGCCAACTGTTTTGGTTGCAGGTGAAAATGCCGGTGAGTTAACACCTCAAGGCGCTCGCTTGCTTGATCCAACTGGCACTTTGCAGGCAGGATCAGTACTTGCTCCTCCAGAAGGCGATGCGGGAACGGGCATGGTGGCCACAAATTCTGTACGTGTGCGTACAGGTAATGTGTCAGCCGGAACTTCCATTTTCGCTATGGTGGTTCTAGAAGATAAACTTAAAGGTCTTCATCCTGAAGTTGATGTGGTCACTACGCCAGCTGGTGATTTAGCAGGCATGTCTCATGCAAATAATTTCACGTCAGATTTGAATGCATGGGTGGGACTGTTCCGTCAATTTGCCCAGGCTGCCGGCGCAGAAATTGATGATGCCAAGCTTTTCTCCACGCTCTTTAATGCTGCTATTGCAGATGATACCGATGCTCACGCTGGTGGCTTGCTCAATTATTGCTTCTATTCCGGTGAATTCCTTGTAGGATTAGCACAGGGACGTCCTGTATTCGCTCGAGGTCCGCAATCTCGTATGAGCTTGGGTAACTTTATGCGTGCTCAGCTATTCTCCGCATTCTCCCCAGTAAAAGTTGGCATGGATGTGATGACCAAGGATGAAGGCGTACGTGTGGATTCCTTAGTTGGACATGGCGGAATTTTCACCACTCCAGTGGTGGCTCAGCGTATTTTAGCTGCTGCATTTAATACTCCAATCCGCGTGATGAGCACAGCAGCTGAAGGTGGAGCATGGGGTATGGCTGTTTTGGCTGATTACACAGCACGTGCTCAGACTGCTTTGGATGATTATTTGGATTCTCAGGTCTTTGCAGACACTGAGTACTCTACTGAAGAACCACAGCCTGCCGATGTGGAAGGCTTTGAAGACTTCTTTGAGCGTTTCAAAGCTGGACTTTCTATTGAAAAAGCGGCAATCGACACCATTGATTTGGAATCAAAATAA
- a CDS encoding LacI family DNA-binding transcriptional regulator — translation MSTHKVSIIDVAKEAGVSYQTVSRVINNSPSVRESTRRKVQEAIQALNYHPSLSAQSLKTQRTRMVGVIASQTQYSGPLLTISAIERMARSRNLFVSVATVDEARLNPEDFANIEESFVKLGVEAVVIVAPTEAMVTLAVESHVNIPRVIITAAEGMQELSSRQFDAQRVKFVTTNQDEASRHIVHTLSERGVDRVIYLRGPQQWRDAYTRCEACKRACIDAGLDIQILDMNDWLSANSYEKISALLTSQGVQSMKNTAVWGANDLLAMGARRALIEAGLVIPDDVCVVGYDDMPGMESLVPPLTTVNPNYEHVGSLAMRLVLDLLGYGAADEDADSASLDTMLVEGSENLYFIEPTVVLRESTR, via the coding sequence ATGAGCACTCATAAAGTTTCTATTATCGACGTAGCCAAGGAAGCAGGTGTTTCCTACCAAACTGTATCGCGCGTTATTAATAATTCCCCATCTGTGCGCGAGTCCACGCGCCGCAAAGTTCAAGAGGCTATTCAAGCGTTAAACTATCATCCATCGTTGTCGGCACAATCTCTCAAAACACAGCGCACGCGTATGGTGGGAGTTATTGCTTCTCAAACTCAGTATTCTGGCCCGCTGCTGACTATTTCAGCTATTGAAAGAATGGCGAGAAGCCGCAATCTTTTCGTGTCTGTGGCAACAGTAGATGAGGCTCGTCTCAACCCAGAAGATTTTGCGAATATTGAAGAAAGCTTCGTTAAGCTAGGTGTGGAAGCAGTTGTTATTGTTGCGCCAACAGAAGCTATGGTGACTTTAGCTGTGGAAAGCCATGTGAATATTCCTCGCGTTATTATTACTGCCGCTGAAGGAATGCAAGAACTCAGTTCGCGCCAATTTGATGCACAGCGTGTGAAATTTGTGACTACAAATCAAGATGAGGCAAGCCGCCATATTGTGCACACATTATCTGAGCGCGGTGTGGATCGAGTTATTTATTTACGTGGACCGCAGCAGTGGCGCGATGCATATACGCGATGTGAAGCGTGCAAGCGTGCCTGCATAGATGCAGGCTTAGATATTCAGATTTTAGATATGAATGATTGGCTCAGCGCAAACAGCTATGAGAAAATATCTGCACTTTTAACATCTCAGGGTGTTCAGAGCATGAAAAACACTGCTGTGTGGGGAGCTAATGATTTGCTGGCTATGGGCGCTCGTCGTGCACTGATAGAAGCAGGACTTGTTATTCCTGATGATGTGTGCGTTGTGGGATATGACGATATGCCAGGTATGGAAAGTCTTGTTCCTCCGCTGACTACAGTTAACCCTAATTATGAGCATGTTGGCTCATTGGCTATGCGTTTAGTTCTTGACTTACTGGGATATGGGGCTGCAGATGAAGATGCAGACAGCGCAAGTTTAGACACCATGCTTGTCGAGGGTTCTGAGAATCTCTACTTCATTGAGCCAACAGTAGTATTACGTGAATCTACGCGATAG
- a CDS encoding L-ribulose-5-phosphate 4-epimerase — MATLADYSEETRAEVKQVREIVATLHEQLLKWNLVVWTAGNVSQRLKTADLMVIKPSGLRYEYLTPASMVVCDLDGNVVDGAASPSSDTASHCYIYRNMPDVYGVVHTHSTYATAWAATGKNIPCALTMMGDEFGGEVPVGPFRLIGSEAIGEGVVETLKKYPKSPAVLMQNHGPFTIGKDAESAVKAAAMTEEVAHTVWAAQMLGGVIPIPQADIDKLNDRYQNVYGQH; from the coding sequence ATGGCAACATTGGCAGATTATTCAGAAGAAACCCGTGCTGAGGTTAAGCAGGTTCGCGAAATTGTGGCTACTTTGCATGAGCAGCTGCTGAAGTGGAATTTGGTGGTATGGACTGCAGGAAATGTATCGCAGCGCTTAAAGACAGCTGATCTTATGGTTATTAAACCATCAGGTTTGCGCTATGAATATTTAACTCCAGCCAGCATGGTGGTGTGCGATTTGGATGGAAATGTAGTTGATGGAGCAGCATCTCCATCATCGGATACAGCCTCACACTGCTACATTTACCGCAATATGCCAGACGTTTACGGTGTGGTACACACTCACTCCACTTATGCCACGGCATGGGCAGCAACAGGAAAAAATATTCCATGCGCACTCACTATGATGGGCGATGAATTTGGTGGAGAAGTGCCAGTTGGCCCATTCCGTTTGATTGGTTCAGAAGCCATCGGTGAAGGCGTGGTAGAGACTTTGAAGAAGTATCCAAAGTCTCCTGCTGTTCTCATGCAGAATCATGGTCCATTCACTATTGGAAAAGATGCTGAATCTGCAGTGAAAGCAGCAGCAATGACTGAAGAAGTGGCACACACCGTCTGGGCAGCTCAAATGCTTGGTGGTGTTATTCCAATTCCTCAGGCAGATATTGATAAGCTCAACGATCGCTACCAGAACGTATACGGTCAGCACTAA
- the araA gene encoding L-arabinose isomerase translates to MKNPFEGKEIWFAVGSQDLYGEETLKQVADQSREIVDTLDASPAIPVKLVLKPTLKDSDSIKQFMQEASSAPECIGVIAWMHTFSPAKMWIRGLNELKKPLLQLNTQHHEEIPWKTMDMDFMNLNQAAHGDREFGYIVTRLGIPRKIVVGHYTDPDVAERIGVWTRACAGWDAANTMKVMRWGDNMRNVAVTEGDKTEAERVFGASINTWPVNELVDHVNAVSKERVEALIEEYKKEYDVAPELLGDRYESLYVAAQEELGMRDMLEEAGATVAVDNFEDLGALRQLPGVAAQRLMADGYGFSAEGDWKTAMLIRIGNVMGYGLEGGCSLMEDYSYNLVPGKEKILGAHMLEVSPTLKTDGKAKLEVHPLGIGGKEDPVRLVFTATPAKDAVVIAMSDVRERFRLVMNVVDVVEPDEELPQLPTARALWEPRPNIKDATQCWLLAGAAHHTCMTTTVDREAWEDFARIAGVELAIIDENTTPAQFENNLRVSDVYYRLNEHF, encoded by the coding sequence ATGAAGAATCCATTTGAAGGTAAAGAAATCTGGTTCGCAGTTGGTTCTCAGGATCTCTACGGCGAGGAAACCCTCAAGCAAGTAGCAGATCAGTCACGTGAAATTGTTGACACCTTAGATGCTAGCCCAGCTATCCCTGTTAAGCTCGTGCTCAAGCCAACGCTTAAGGACTCAGATTCTATTAAGCAGTTCATGCAGGAAGCTAGCTCAGCACCTGAGTGTATCGGCGTGATTGCATGGATGCACACTTTCAGCCCTGCAAAGATGTGGATTCGTGGCTTAAATGAACTCAAGAAGCCATTGTTGCAGTTAAATACTCAGCATCATGAAGAAATTCCATGGAAGACCATGGATATGGACTTCATGAATTTGAACCAGGCTGCACACGGCGATCGTGAATTCGGCTATATTGTTACCCGTTTGGGCATTCCTCGCAAGATTGTTGTTGGTCATTACACTGATCCAGACGTTGCTGAACGCATTGGCGTGTGGACGCGTGCTTGCGCTGGTTGGGATGCTGCTAACACCATGAAGGTTATGCGCTGGGGCGATAATATGCGCAACGTAGCAGTAACTGAAGGCGATAAGACTGAGGCAGAGCGCGTTTTCGGTGCTTCTATTAACACATGGCCAGTCAATGAATTGGTTGATCATGTTAATGCTGTATCTAAAGAGCGCGTTGAAGCACTGATTGAAGAGTATAAGAAGGAATATGACGTTGCTCCAGAGCTTCTGGGAGATCGCTATGAATCCTTGTATGTGGCGGCTCAGGAAGAACTGGGTATGCGCGATATGCTCGAAGAAGCAGGCGCAACCGTCGCTGTAGATAACTTTGAAGATTTGGGCGCTTTGCGTCAGCTTCCTGGTGTAGCAGCTCAGCGTTTAATGGCAGACGGTTACGGCTTCTCTGCCGAAGGCGATTGGAAGACTGCTATGCTTATCCGCATTGGTAATGTGATGGGCTACGGTCTTGAGGGCGGCTGCTCCTTGATGGAAGATTACTCCTACAATCTGGTTCCTGGTAAGGAAAAGATTTTGGGTGCTCATATGCTTGAGGTTTCTCCAACTTTGAAGACTGACGGCAAGGCTAAACTCGAAGTTCATCCTTTGGGCATTGGTGGCAAGGAAGATCCAGTTCGCCTAGTCTTTACGGCAACTCCTGCAAAGGACGCTGTAGTTATTGCTATGAGTGATGTGCGTGAACGTTTCCGTCTGGTTATGAATGTTGTAGATGTTGTTGAGCCAGATGAAGAGTTGCCTCAGTTGCCAACTGCTCGCGCTTTGTGGGAGCCTCGTCCAAATATTAAGGATGCTACACAGTGCTGGTTGCTTGCTGGAGCAGCACATCATACCTGCATGACCACAACAGTTGATCGTGAAGCATGGGAAGACTTTGCTCGCATTGCAGGTGTTGAGTTAGCAATTATTGACGAAAATACTACTCCTGCACAGTTTGAAAATAATCTGCGTGTAAGCGATGTGTATTACCGTCTCAATGAGCACTTCTAA
- a CDS encoding DUF6020 family protein: MKSSAVSTASSQRRIAWGNVFSWTLAGVASAWIALCSSVGPIYRHNSSITHFGLTHILIFVIVWLICMGIIWCLVRFSQPRSGVLRPWLHWWQTCKQFCLPRFRNFCASHRRIARVLSSLHSVWNGTRKRIIFLTDRWWKIALILLTFWGIQFIFVPTIFAADLLSQSTEMSRWLTALNGTHVSYADSFNVVDIYPIAHYMWPDTPTYLTNQHNVVLTMFYGGVLYWSQQFTGTVDLGLLLLSASQMLFAVFAVSVTVDRFFNLAHPTRVYSRSVGYSSPAQLVTVRAGWRAIVMLFFICNPQVLFSTTALTKSPLFAYAFLWWFGQWYEVFNRRNRTHIPPTLIAGITLSTGMMLISAKYASYIIAVQIMLIFIVDRNRWRSYLIALVLPFLIFQTALTVAINTGTIISGDSIESRGIQIQQIARVMRVDPLSVPDHVREELRPIFNLYAMGSNYFPNDADRVKSSGGDGKVETYKWETVTQEDMDKFTQAWLELGKTHPVTYTDAFLAKVYGYFDVNDQPYVSTTYYLNNSRLNTAPILKHWTPQVREIESALATAIGAIPVVGWITHGNFYVVSVILLGCAVIILRRWKDLLRYIPLILLMGVMIMAPANNFERHMLPLAFVGWLMLVHFIYTARQSYARHRISYVM; this comes from the coding sequence ATGAAGTCTTCCGCTGTATCGACAGCGTCATCTCAGCGACGTATAGCGTGGGGGAACGTGTTTTCATGGACTCTTGCAGGCGTGGCGAGCGCGTGGATTGCTTTATGCTCAAGTGTTGGTCCAATCTACCGACATAATTCCTCTATTACGCATTTTGGACTCACACATATTCTTATTTTTGTAATCGTATGGCTTATCTGTATGGGCATTATCTGGTGCTTAGTTCGTTTTAGTCAACCTCGATCAGGAGTGCTACGTCCATGGCTGCACTGGTGGCAAACATGCAAACAGTTTTGTTTGCCTCGTTTTCGCAACTTCTGTGCTTCTCATAGACGCATAGCACGAGTCTTGTCATCTCTTCACAGTGTGTGGAACGGCACACGTAAACGAATTATTTTTCTGACTGACCGATGGTGGAAGATAGCGCTTATTCTTCTGACTTTTTGGGGCATACAGTTTATTTTTGTTCCCACTATTTTTGCCGCAGATTTGCTCAGCCAGTCAACAGAGATGTCCCGTTGGCTCACAGCGCTCAACGGCACACACGTATCATATGCAGATAGTTTTAATGTGGTGGATATCTACCCGATTGCACATTATATGTGGCCAGATACTCCAACTTATTTAACTAATCAGCATAATGTGGTGCTCACCATGTTTTATGGTGGCGTTTTATATTGGTCGCAACAGTTTACTGGCACTGTTGATTTAGGTTTATTACTGTTATCCGCTTCGCAAATGCTTTTCGCAGTATTTGCGGTGAGTGTAACTGTAGATCGTTTTTTTAATCTCGCTCACCCTACACGTGTGTATTCTCGATCTGTGGGATATTCCAGCCCTGCTCAACTTGTTACTGTGCGAGCTGGCTGGAGGGCAATTGTTATGCTCTTCTTTATCTGCAATCCCCAGGTTCTCTTCTCCACAACGGCGTTAACCAAATCTCCTCTTTTTGCCTACGCTTTTCTCTGGTGGTTTGGGCAATGGTATGAGGTTTTTAACCGTCGTAACCGCACGCACATTCCCCCAACTCTTATTGCAGGTATTACCTTAAGTACCGGCATGATGCTGATATCTGCAAAATATGCCAGCTATATTATTGCAGTGCAAATTATGCTGATTTTTATTGTGGATCGCAACCGTTGGCGCTCTTATTTAATTGCCTTGGTATTGCCTTTTCTTATTTTTCAAACAGCTTTAACCGTTGCCATCAACACGGGCACCATTATTTCTGGTGATTCCATTGAAAGCCGTGGTATTCAAATCCAGCAAATTGCTCGCGTTATGCGCGTCGATCCGTTGAGCGTACCCGACCATGTGCGCGAAGAGTTACGCCCGATTTTTAATCTCTACGCTATGGGATCAAATTACTTCCCTAATGATGCCGATCGCGTTAAATCTTCTGGCGGTGACGGCAAGGTGGAAACCTATAAATGGGAAACAGTTACGCAAGAAGATATGGATAAATTTACCCAAGCATGGTTGGAATTGGGCAAAACGCACCCCGTAACATATACCGATGCCTTCTTAGCAAAAGTTTATGGGTATTTTGACGTCAACGATCAGCCTTATGTATCTACCACCTACTATTTGAATAATTCGCGTTTGAATACTGCACCTATTTTGAAGCATTGGACTCCTCAGGTACGTGAAATCGAAAGTGCGCTCGCTACAGCAATTGGCGCTATTCCTGTGGTGGGGTGGATTACGCACGGTAATTTCTATGTGGTCAGCGTGATTTTGTTGGGCTGCGCTGTGATTATTTTGCGCCGTTGGAAAGACTTGTTGCGGTATATTCCACTGATTTTGCTCATGGGAGTTATGATTATGGCTCCGGCAAATAATTTTGAGCGCCATATGTTACCGCTGGCTTTTGTGGGATGGCTGATGCTTGTGCACTTTATCTACACAGCCCGCCAGTCCTATGCGCGGCATCGCATATCTTATGTGATGTAA